A window of Aricia agestis chromosome 3, ilAriAges1.1, whole genome shotgun sequence contains these coding sequences:
- the LOC121740199 gene encoding lysosome membrane protein 2-like produces the protein MKCNKGNTPNTKLLSLLSVVFLILPIISLVINPLMLIIKNNLRIYEGSFVYNLMVNESKSVTVRVYLFNVTNPEEFLSGEDDKLRLSEVGPFTYQEYRWMEDPVLDEEAGVMGFTLRTRPEFVPEESVGDPMEVNVTAPNMISLAVASKVGTFPYFTKTGFSIFLNSIKSKPIINERAYNLMWGYDEPLLSMGRKLLPFVDFDSLAMLKRLFDPRTRIKIATNNEDKFRILTVDNSSGVLTRGYGDENKRGRCNTYEDTYEGIGFPFGLKPGRKLRIYRDVLCRIIDLEYVDTENIDYGPEVMRYQYADQVYGNTEANDCLCQASCIDGVTDMSPCFYGLGVGISNAHFLHANSSLYERIVGMNPDEKKHGSEFLIDTITGSVLKTRFSLQVNIVVDDVNYNSKFKPFSKMVVPYANVIVEHQAPDETKEQFKIIHNIAPIVIHCIEAIVFIIGASILVYLFYSKFTEILFPRRNFGYHMPKSIILEKSDSIYLGTDCKL, from the exons ataCAAAGCTGCTTAGTCTGCTGAGTGTTGTGTTCCTGATCCTCCCGATTATATCCCTGGTCATCAACCCTCTGATGTTGATCATCAAAAAC AACCTCCGTATATACGAAGGCTCATTTGTATACAACTTGATGGTGAACGAGTCAAAGAGTGTGACCGTTCGTGTCTACCTCTTCAACGTCACCAATCCCGAGGAATTCCTCTCCGGAGAAGATGACAAGCTTCGGCTCTCAGAAGTGGGGCCTTTTACTTATCA GGAGTACCGATGGATGGAAGACCCGGTGCTGGACGAGGAGGCTGGGGTAATGGGGTTCACGCTGCGGACACGGCCCGAGTTCGTGCCAGAGGAGTCCGTCGGTGACCCCATGGAAGTTAACGTGACTGCACCTAATATGATCTCATTA GCGGTAGCATCTAAGGTCGGGACCTTTCCCTATTTTACCAAAACCGGAttcagtatatttttaaattcgatcAAATCTAAACCAATAATCAACGAGCGAGCCTATAACCTGATGTGGGGATACGACGAGCCACTCCTTTCTATGGGCAGGAAACTTCTTCCATTTGTGGATTTCGATTCTCTCGCGATGTTGAAACGG ttatttgacCCGAGGACTAGAATAAAAATTGCTACTAATAACGAAGACAAGTTTAGAATTCTAACTGTTGATAACTCGAGTGGTGTATTAACCAGAGGCTATGGAGACGAAAACAAACG TGGCAGATGTAATACTTACGAAGATACTTACGAAGGCATAGGCTTTCCCTTTGGTCTCAAGCCAGGGAGAAAGCTTCGGATATACAGAGATGTTCTATGTCGGATAATCGACCTGGAGTATGTGGATACTGAAAATATAGACTACGGGCCTGAAGTAATGAGGTATCAGTATGCTGATCAAGTCTACGGTAACACCGAAGCCAACGATTGCCTCTGCCAGGCGAGCTGCATTGATGGCGTTACAGACATGTCACCATGTTTCTATG GACTTGGTGTAGGAATTTCTAACGCACATTTCTTGCACGCAAACTCTAGTTTATACGAACGAATTGTTGGAATGAACCCCGACGAAAAGAAACATGGAAGTGAATTTTTGATTGATACG ATAACAGGCTCCGTATTGAAGACACGATTTTCATTGCAAGTGAATATAGTTGTAGACGATGTTAATTACAACAGCAAATTCAAGCCCTTCTCAAAAATGGTGGTGCCTTATGCTAATGTCATAGTT GAGCATCAAGCGCCAGACGAAACGAAggaacaatttaaaattattcacAACATAGCACCAATAGTAATTCATTGTATtgaagctatagtatttatcataGGAGCCAGTATCCTTGTGTATTTGTTCTACTCTAAATTCACCGAAATATTATTTCCCAGACGAAATTTCGGTTATCAT